The region GCCATGCATAGATAAAGACGTATACATACCATTTAGCTTAAGGCCAAACTTGTCATCATATGAATTTATAGTGATGATTTAatgatacataggtacatgtctaaaaagttaaaataagtaGATTAACTGTTGAAAAGGAGAGTCAATCTAATTTCTGTAGGTAATAGAGCTCTTAACTGAGATTTGTTGTAATTATTGACTGTGGTGTTGCATACCTAGTGGAGAGATGGGCATGGTGATGGAGGCGGGgtgcgcggggcgcggggcggcgcggggcgcggcgagcgaggcggcggcggcggcggcacgcgGCACGTGCCCCGTCACCACCACGCCCCCCACAGAGCTCACGTGCGACAACACTGCAACAGAACACCACCCACATCACCTACTGTACAATGATAGTATGCTGACAGCTGAATTTAAGGGAAGTGCTGAATTAGCAAAAGTAGTAAATTGAATAAACAGGGGGGGTACCACTAAATGGATATGTAGAGAAATCAAACTACATACAAATGTGCTAAAtgggtatacataatataattgtatGTATAAGCTAATCCAGGTTCTATCTTACAGTAAAATGAATTTGAATGACTTGCTTTAATATGTGTTCCATAATATTCATCCAATACTCATACTAAGGCACTGATAAGTGCAGTGTTGCAGTGAACACAGCTAGACTACACAACTGAGCAGCAGTTGTCATGCAAAtcggacgaccgaatggcgtagtggttagtgaccctgactactgagctgaaggtcccgggttcgattcccggctgtggcagatatttgtttaaagacaaatatttgtactcaggtcttgggtgtcgatatttatatttagtatctatctatctatgtatttgtgtagatatatcagctgtccgacacccataacacaggttctgcctagcttgggttcggatggccgtgtgtgagacgtccccacatatttatttattatttatttattttatttatttaaatagcgACTACTTATTAAACTAATCATCTTTAACGGACTCAAAAAAAAAGGAGGagattctcaattcgtctgtatctttttttaaatttatgtacaCACCAATTACTCCcccatttatggaccgattttgaaaattctttaattgatgtattgggttgagctcaggggtgttccaattttttttttcagaattttatttcacccccatgggtgggtaaaggggtaaaaacagggtatgaatttccattttggtaaactaaaaacaataaaataataattatttccatATTTCCTCAGATtgctttgtcaccgcaccaacatcaaaaaagaacagttcctgcttaggtatatttgtactgtcacatataattggtgtaaaccttaaattatttcttagtggttttttaagtcgtttttttttattttttttaaattattatttacgtgTATCATAAAggtgaaagtttgtgagtatgtgtgtatgtttgttacttcttcacgtcaaaatgtctgaactgattttaattaaatttgttataGAGTTAGCTGAAACCGTGGATTAACACATTGGGTACTTTTTACTGCtgaattctcacgggaaaactttttaagcttgcgggaacagctagtttacaataaataattgtctGACCTGGTCTAGTATTGTGGTGTGAGATCTGAGGCAGCACGCGCACGCTGGGCGGCAGCGCGCGCACGGAGGAGCTGACGACCAGCCCGCCCGGCGCGCCCGCCAGCCCGCCCACGCTCAGCACCTGCCCGCTGCCAGAGTTGTTCACAGGATTACCCCCCATCTGAGAGTTCAGCTGTGTCCCTTGGCTTATGATTTGAGTGGCTGGGCTGATAATTTGTCCACTGGATCCAATCAGCTGTGTCTTGGGCATCATCTGCGAGCTCCCGGAGTGGCTCACGATCTGCGAGCCCTGCAGCACCGCCGAACTGCTCACTATCATGTGGGGCTGGAAACAGTTCGTAAGCTttacatttattaataaacagcAAGCAATGGCAAGTGAGTGCTAGTGGAGCAGCGTGGAGCGGGTACCTGCGTGGAGCCGCCGGCCAGCAgctgcggcgcgcgcgcgagcccgagccccgcgccgccgccgccctgcCCCGACACCAAGTGACTCATTTTTACTTCAGAGGTTGGAACACTTTTCACTATAGTTATTTTTTGTGGCGCCAAATCTATTGGATACATCTTGGTGGCACTGATGGACCGATCGTTCTCTAAATTATTGCTCATTATTGACAATTCAATAAGaacaatttcataaaaaccaACTCTAGAGATTCAACCACATTGCTTATTCTTTCAAAAAGTgctttaaattgtttttattactgtaGAAACTATTGAAACAGCTAAAATGCGAAATTCGACAACAAAAGCTACCATTTCTCCAGCAACAGCTAATGTCATCAAATTCAAATGTCATTATGTATGTCATGTCTGACGTTGCTCTGTGAAACGTTATTATGCCCAATTTACACACTGGCCGAGGCTCCAGTTAACCATAACCTAACCCACACTAAAGCTATGTAAGTCAAATCATCAAAGCATCTTTTAATGTGGACTTATTtctcttatttataaatttaattacataatttcTTACCTAAAATgccaataaattttattttttatggctgtttagtttattatcatacctactacattatgataaaaaatggttggtttttttctgtttatCTAGTTTATGGTACGACATGGCGGAGAAAAGCAAGGAGGAAGAATtcatgaaagaaaatattctaAATTTCAACAATGAGAGGCGAAGTAGTAAACAGTGGGTGAAACTTAACGTTGGGGGAACATATTTTCTAACTACTAAAACTACGTTGTCTAGGGATCCTAATTCATTTTTGTATCGATTAGTTCAAGAGGATAGCGACTTGATTTCAGACAGGGTTAGTATTTTGGttatttctttgattacatacatattagtGCTGTTTGCTAATTTTCCTTTGCCTTTCAGGACGAGACCGGAGCTTACCTAATAGACCGAGATCCCACGTACTTCTCACCGGTGCTAAATTACCTCCGTCACGGTAAACTGGTTATCAACAATGATATCGCTGAAGAGGGGGTTTTAGAAGAGGCAGAATTTTATAACGTTACGGAGCTCATTAGATTAATTAAAGAAAGAATATGTCTCAAAGAAAGACGACCAACGAAAGATTCTAAAAAGCATGTGTATAGAGTTTTACAATTTCACGAGGAAGAGCTGACTCAGATGGTGTCCACTATGTCGGACGGGTGGAAGTTCGAGCAGTTGATAAACATAGGGTCCCAGTACAACTACGGCAGCGACGAGCACGCGGAGTTCCTGTGCGTGGTGTCGCGCGAGTGCGGCAGCACGCCGCTGCCCGCGGGCGATGTGGAGCCCACCGACCGCGCCAAGGTGCTGCAGCAGAAGGGCTCGCGCATGTGAGGGCgagtgcgcgcgcgccgccgccgccgctgccgacGCCGCAGACTGCTAGTGCCAGTGTGAGATGACTCTGTAAATAGTTATTCTAGTGTGAGCAGTCtgactttaaatttaatgtttattcAATTTTCTCTTTTGTGTAAAGATGTATCGTGGGGAAAGCCAATTTATGTGGCCATTCAACTGAGAAAgtttttatgtgtatttgggaggCTGTTTTATCTTTTGGCTGTTTATACATTTAATGTAatacttgtttttttatatgttttcaTTTGATAAGTCAATTAGGTAATCAAAAAAtttcagtttatttatttagtgtatATTAGATAAATACTCAGAAGATGATGAAGTCATGTTGAGTCTCACAGTCTGTAGTAAACAATAGGTGAAGGATGACTGAATGCTGATTGAagttcaaataaaatttataccgCCGCCGCGCCACTCCAATAGGAACAATGTTTTATACTATATGAGCTAAATGTATTTTGATCCCTagaatttgtaaatttttcttATAAGGAACCATAAGTTgtaaatagtacctatattgatgtattttataaatcccACAAAAGAGAAATGAAGCTCATTGGCAAACATGGATTAATGATTATACACCAAGAACCCTATTTGAAATTGTTTCATTTGTAAAACCTATAATACTGCACTGTACTGTAACAAATGACTTATTGGTCATTATGTATTAGTCACGCTAGAGAATGAGTTGTCTGTATCTAAGCAAAGCTAAGCAATAAAAATGGGAAGTAAAATTAGTTGgtataagtattatgtaagatgtaagtatataatttttttgatcCTACATgttatagttttatataaaaagtaaaatgctATAGATATTAATCTCAGTAATGTAATAAGTGCACTTATTGCAGTTTTACACTGAAGCTGAATTGTAATAAAATCTGTTTAAATCATAGTTCAGATTAGATTATGGTAAAGAATGTAACCCATTCTGAAGGCACCAAATGAATATTTAGCTAAATCGACTCTGTGTACGCTATTATAACTTTTGTAAATGTAATGTATTGTACCTTTTTTCCAAGATTTGAAAGTGctgaaataatttaatgtgccttcagaatcgttccaattatgtacttactacatAAACATGTTTAATATATACAAAACACCTTAATTTTTGGTTACCTTTATTTCACTGAATAagtaaacaactttgactgaAAATGTAATATGATTTGACACGCCTTGATAGTCATcgcttaaatattaattaaatgtaatCACAATTACTTTCTAAGTTAATCAATTTCATAActacaatatatataaatctttaacacgatgttttttttataaaaataaacattagcactatttaaaacttattaaattacacaatgtattataaaatattgcatTTTAGCTGCTTTTAACACAAGTTAACAAGAGATCTTACATTAGACACTCGATCGTAAAAATTATGTTGACACTTGTTTCAAATACAGAAAAATTCACAAGGTTAATAAGGCAAAGGGGTTTATTGTTAGTGGAGGTGTgtgggcgggcgcggggcgcgggggcgggggcgggcggctaGCACCAGTCCGCCATGTAGGTGAAGTCGGTGAAGAGGCGGTGGTCGGCGGCGGAGAGCGGGCGCGGCTCGCGCGGGGGGGTCAGCACGGCCGCCTCGCTCGTGAACTCGCTGTCGAAGTTGCTGACGTCCTCGAGCGTGCTGACGGTGGGCACGAAGGGCGGGCGCACCTTGCGCAGCAGCAGCTGCTCCCAGTCCACGTTGCGGAAGAAGGCCTGCTTCTTGACGTCCTCGGCGTCGCGCTCCGACGAGCCGAGCCGCCGCTCGGGGTTCTTGCGCAGCAGCCGCCGCATGAGCGCGATGGCCTCCAGCGACAGCGCGCGCGGGTAGCGCACCTCGTCGTTCACGATGGAGTCGAACACCTCGCCCTCGTCCTCGCCGGGGAACGGGGACTCGCCCACCAGCATCTCGAACACGAGCACGCCCAGCCCCCACCAGTCCACGGCGCGCGTGTACGACGTCTCCGTCAGCACCTCGGGCGCCAGGAACTCGGGCGTGCCGCAGAACGTGCCCGTGCGGTCGCCCCAGCCCATGCCCTCCTTGCACAGCCCGAAGTCGGCGATCTTCACGTAGCCGTCCGTGTCCAGCAGCAGGTTGTCGAGCTTGAGGTCGCGGTAGATGATGCGGTTCTCGTGCAGATACTGCAGGCCCAGCACCACGCACGCCGCGTAGAAGGCGGCGCGCGGCTCCGCGAACACGTCCGCGTGGATGTGCATCATGAGGTCGCCGCCCGCCGCGTACTCCATCACGAAGCACACGTGCTGCTCCGTCTGGAAGCACGCGAACAGGTTCACGAGGAACGGGTGCCGGATGGCGTTGGCCACCTCGAAGATGCGCTTCTCCGACAGCAGCGAGTCCACCTCGTCGCGCGCGATGATGTCGCCCTTCTTGAGCGCCTTGATGGCGAAGTACTCGCCCGTGGAGCGGTACTGCGCCAGCATCACCTTGCCGAAGTGGCCGCGGCCGAGCACGCTCAGCAGGCGGAAGCTGTCCATGCACAtgtcggcggcgcgcggctcgGGGCGCGGGGCCACGGccagcgcgcccgccgccgccgccagctgcTCCTCCGCCGGGAACTCGGGCTGCAGCCGCGGCGAGGGCGAGGGCGGGTACTCCACGAGCGGCGCGGGCTCGGCGTGCGCGTCGCGCGTGTACGAGTCCTCCAGGAAGGCGAAGGCCTCCTGCAGCTCGCGCTCCATGCGCAGCGTGGACAcgtgcggcgcgggcgcggggcgcggcgcgggcgctgCGGCGGGGGCAGGgacggcggggggcgcggggggcaggCCCAGCGGCCGCACGCCCGCTTgccccgccggcgccgcgtCGTCGCGCTCCCCCGGCTCGGGCCCCGCACTGCTCATGTGCGCCGCCTGGATGTTCTGTATGGAGGGCGAGGAGCGCTTCAGCAGTCGGCCCAGCACCACCGCTGGGATCTTCATGTCGCCGTAGGAAGGTCTCGGTATGTTCTTGCCCTGCTgcttgaatattttcttttgtcGCTGGAGCTTGGGTTTCCTCGAGATGATGGGATTGAGGAATTTAATTTCTGCGAAGAGCAGTCCCTTGGGCTCGAGCTCGAGCGCCATGCCGTGGCGCACGTCATCGATGAACTCCTCGAGGCGCAGcaccttcacggcgcacagcCCGCGCCAGTCGCGCCAGTGCACGCCGATCTCCAGCTCGCGCGACTTGTCCAGCCTTATGGAGAACCTGAAGTTATACAACATTTAACTAAAATATAGTATTGATAACTGAAGTTTAAGGAGAAGCAGgacactatttatttttttaacgttcAAATGAAGGTTATGGAGGAAAAGCAAagcacaaattaaaataattattgtaagtacttaatactaAATTGGGAATCAATATTAGTACTAATTATTATGGTGCCTAGATTGTAAAAtgtgaataatttattatcatatccattaaaataaaaatagtttaagAACAAGAACTTCCTAAATGTCATTTTCTCATTTTTGTAATGAATCTAGAATAAATGCAACAAGATCATAAGTGTATATCCTttcaaatacatacaataatatctatacttttttttaaaaccattaGTTGACAATAAATGTGATTTAAGTGCACCAGTGGAAAGATCTTGGTTGTATATTTCACCATTCAAATTCAGCAATAACATGGCCTGAGgtacaaattataataatgtaggtaaaaaGCTTGAG is a window of Plutella xylostella chromosome 17, ilPluXylo3.1, whole genome shotgun sequence DNA encoding:
- the LOC119691556 gene encoding BTB/POZ domain-containing protein KCTD5; translated protein: MAEKSKEEEFMKENILNFNNERRSSKQWVKLNVGGTYFLTTKTTLSRDPNSFLYRLVQEDSDLISDRDETGAYLIDRDPTYFSPVLNYLRHGKLVINNDIAEEGVLEEAEFYNVTELIRLIKERICLKERRPTKDSKKHVYRVLQFHEEELTQMVSTMSDGWKFEQLINIGSQYNYGSDEHAEFLCVVSRECGSTPLPAGDVEPTDRAKVLQQKGSRM
- the LOC119691554 gene encoding serine/threonine-protein kinase N, with the translated sequence MADPGYYHGDYIRHPILYELGDKYGVKTEGIPEIALPSKLEELKDAIRRKIRKELKIKEGAEKLREVATDRRSLSDVANIVKKANITLNELKSDLQELESQLILSRGQSAPTSPEELSYDEEVILASEAAQQQRALGEPAADRKLASLQKQLNIELKVKQGAENMIHSISASNQSRDKKLLAEAHQMLADSKDKIEYLKLRISKLAKQQQKGNDSAGANGDGRTADMSGVDPLLDERIAELRNRLRIEAAVVEGSKNAIRLLQSDKKIADKKALQEAQTSLFESTQKLDLLRRSLDMRRNELPSESAAFIELSNELRSTGSSPGYVSLSGASGPRSQFSSPAPMISPCVQVTGTLEVRLMGCQDLLDDVPGRSRKDPLSSPSDLKSFVKGVAIRNSMKYTYSIKEDISNEIMAVMKLDNHTVAQTSWRACSQQAWDQRFSIRLDKSRELEIGVHWRDWRGLCAVKVLRLEEFIDDVRHGMALELEPKGLLFAEIKFLNPIISRKPKLQRQKKIFKQQGKNIPRPSYGDMKIPAVVLGRLLKRSSPSIQNIQAAHMSSAGPEPGERDDAAPAGQAGVRPLGLPPAPPAVPAPAAAPAPRPAPAPHVSTLRMERELQEAFAFLEDSYTRDAHAEPAPLVEYPPSPSPRLQPEFPAEEQLAAAAGALAVAPRPEPRAADMCMDSFRLLSVLGRGHFGKVMLAQYRSTGEYFAIKALKKGDIIARDEVDSLLSEKRIFEVANAIRHPFLVNLFACFQTEQHVCFVMEYAAGGDLMMHIHADVFAEPRAAFYAACVVLGLQYLHENRIIYRDLKLDNLLLDTDGYVKIADFGLCKEGMGWGDRTGTFCGTPEFLAPEVLTETSYTRAVDWWGLGVLVFEMLVGESPFPGEDEGEVFDSIVNDEVRYPRALSLEAIALMRRLLRKNPERRLGSSERDAEDVKKQAFFRNVDWEQLLLRKVRPPFVPTVSTLEDVSNFDSEFTSEAAVLTPPREPRPLSAADHRLFTDFTYMADWC